The Falco biarmicus isolate bFalBia1 chromosome 14, bFalBia1.pri, whole genome shotgun sequence DNA segment GGCTCCGTGTGTTGGAGGAGCAGTGCAATGCCTGGCGGCAGAAGGAGGCCCTGGTCTACTCTGTGATGATCTCCGCCTGCCTCATCAACACGTGGCTCTGGCTGAGGAGATGACTTTCCATGCCCTGACCACCCCTGCCCAACCCTGGCAGGgtgggtgagggcagggagaggatcCTTGCTCATGTACTTGCAAACAGTAAAACTATGTTTCTTAGTAACTTGACCTGCTTTTTGCACTGTAGGCCCTTGAGGATCTGTGTCCTTTAGGCCCCGCTTACAGTGAAGGTGCCATCTGTCCCCATGCTCTAGCACTGGAGGCGGGTGAGGGAAATGACGGAGCTGGACCTTGTGCCACAGCAGCTAGAGACGTGTATCAGGGAGAGGTGGTGTACAAGGAGTATGTCCCAACAATCAGagtcccagggctgggctgtggctggaaATGCTGTGTGTACTCCAGCAACCACCTTATATGTTTGATGGGGTGAGTGCTTGCGTGGGAAGCTGCTGTGAAGAGGCTGGGTCTCACAAGAAACTGGTGGCTGCTACGGAGGTGTTCCAGGTGAGATGAAAACCCAAGGTGTTGGGTGTTTGCAGACATGGGGTCCTGTTAAGAGTCCTAGACTGTGGTGGGCCCAGTTCCCTGACCACATCCTGACTTGGACAACTCAATTCTGACCCCATAAAAATCCTCAGCCAACTGGTGTGGTCTGTTCCACATCTTCCACCCCAAAAGCTTCTGCAGAGTAGTTGAGTGTTTTTAAACTGCTGGTGGGTTCTTTCTTCCTTGCACAACTGCTCTTAGGTGGAGGTGGTACTGCCAGTTCTCCCATGCCTTAGCCCCTGCTATGGAGGTATGGAGCTGGAAGAGCCAGGagcccccatccctgcagctgctgctgtgccactgtcTCCTCGGCTCCCATCCTGCTCGAGGCTGTTCAGCAGCAGATTTGCAAATGTTCAGATCCAAAGTGACTGTAAGAGCATTGCTGAGGTCTGGTCTTATCCGAGAGCTTGGCTCTTTCCCAGAGAGATTTAAATAGGAAACCTCCCCACAGTGACTCTCCAGATTATAAGACCTTGTACCAACAGTGATAGCACCAGACAGGCCATGGAAAATTGCCCACTTGGGCAGCAGTAGATATTTGTTACGTTGCCAGTGCCAGAGGGCAGGATTGCTCCCAGGTCTGCTGCCAAGCTGTAACTTCAGTGATGGTGCAAGAACTCAGGTGAGGGGAATTCTTGGCCCAGATGCTCTTTAGCTAAAAACAAGCCCAATTCAACAGCTTTGCCATTTCTTTCGTTCTGTGGAGTTTAGGTAATTCTTGGATCCGAGGTGCCTTTGAGATGCTTTTGGTAGTTCACCCAGAACCTCTGCTGGAGTTGTGCCTGCAGGCTCAGGGGCAGGTTTTGGCATGGCTTAACAGGACCTCTCTGTTCCACCTATAAATAATTGTAGCTGGATCTACAGGTCACCCAGATATCCCAAGAGCTTATTTATAGACATGGATGCTTGGGTGTTTTCTGCCTGCAACCGCATCAAGCATCAGTGACTGTAAATCTGGCAGCTGGACATTGACTAATAAGTAACTGTCCCACAAGTAATTGCAGGTCTGAACCTGTGGCTGATAGCTTTGCTGAGGAGAGCACTGACATTTATTGTAGACCAGGATGGTGTGGTGGACTTGGTGTGCTGTGGCAGGGTGTGTGTAAGGGGTGGGAGCACTGGTGCAAGGGGGGTTCCTGTGGCTTGTGGCTCAGGGATGTGGTCAGGGTTACCAGCGGTCCTTACACAACAGGTCTGTATaagggggctgctgctgtgtgactcatgccaggaaagcaggtaaatcatttggctgttttttcttgtctgaGAGCTGCAAACGTGTTTTGGAGGAAGcttgtggtgttttgttgtttggtttattattattattattattattattattttgagcTGTATTTTAGGGTAAAAAGGGCTGACCCATTGGGGGTCACACCACCTTCAAGTGTGGATTGAAGATGTTTGGAGGGGGGGTGATCAAACTGTATGTATTCTCACAGCTTAATTATTGGCAGGTTGAAGAGGATACAATATGATTTTTATGTAAAGCATAAATCCTGGTATAAATCTGGACACACTGACctataaaatgcatattttaataaacTCCGTGTGTTCTGGATGTGTTTCTTCTATGAATTGTGGAGTCTTATCCTGGTATCCCAATGGAAGAGGACAGGTAAGGTTTATTCCCTTGGCAGCGGGACTCTGACCTGGTGCTGTATATCTCAGCCACGCATGCTTATTTAATCAGCTACTGGATTTCTGACATCTCTAGAGCTACAGGCTGTTTGGCCCACTGGTGTAAAACATGCATGCTAGCTGCTCTGGCTGGGGGGATCTGGAGGAGAGTTTCTGGTTAATGCTGTCCCTGTTGCGGTtctatgcttttatttattttctttctctcttccctgcctcctcctcctcctggctcTTCTTTGTCCCAGGGCATCATgtgtggcagggctgggtgtcTCCTAGGGTCACTGCCACAACGACGTGGAAAACGAAGTGTCTTGGTGCACTACGGTGGTTGAGGGAGCAGCTCCTGGAGTTCCCGTGTCGCTTttgaaggcagctgcaggcagggagcaaaaggagagctggcagggagACACGTGCTTCTGCTGGTCCTGGTCTGTGAGCTGTCCCCAGTGCTGCGGTGTGTGGTGTGGGGACAAGAGCAGCGTGATGCGTCCCTTGCTGATGGGTGCTCACTGGGGAAGCACCCACTggcgctgccagcagccctggccaagGCTGCAAAAATTCTATTTCTTCCTGCAGGCTCCCTGCTGTCCAGGTTTTCAGTGAGATCAGAACAGGTGGGATTTAAGGCTTTGAGAGAAGGAAAGGTGAACCTTTGATAGCGAAGGGACTCCTGGTGCTGGTGCTTTCAGATCAGCCCTGTACATGGTACAGAACTCCATGTGCACATTAGGGACTGATCCAGCCTCAGCCACTGCTGGAGGAAGGGGGTAAAAATTAACCTCTTCCTTATTGCCTTGAGGATGCAAAACTTTTTGCTAACTCATTATTAGAATGGTTTTGTGAACAAAACACAAGCACAGAAACTGGTGAAAGATGCATTTCATGATCATCTTCAAACTCTGCAGCTCTCTTCACCGGCACTCCAGAGTGGCAGCCCACTGGGCCTCCTCCCTGAACATGAGAAGAGGTAACTGGATGGGAGGGTGTTAAAATGTGGCTACTTCTGCAAATTTTCCATCGTAGCAGTAGCTGTGGTGCAGCCTGTGAAGCAGGGAAATAGTCTCcagctttgttttccctggggcagagggctgggaggggagcagaAGCAGATGGCCCTGGAGGCAATCCCAGCGCATACCCTTGTGTTCGGGGACCTGAACCTGGCTGTACCTGTCCCTGGGTGGGCAGTGACCCTTCCCAACGTGTGCTGGGGACTCAAGAGCCACTGGACCTAGAGCTGCTCAGGATGGCTGAGATCTCCAGCCATGGTCTGCCTTGAGAGATGTCTAGGGTCCCTCTGGTCACCCAGGAGGTGGCAGGTGGAGAAGGGGATTCATGGGTAGGGAAATGGAGCATCCCTGAGCAGcacattttcctcctcctctttcatcCCCCAGACACAAAGCTGGCTGCTATTAACTCCTCTGAAGTGCGCCTTGCTGCTCAGGGCATCGAGGATGCTCAGGGGATGGGCGTGCTGTAGTGACGAGATGCACACGCGTGTGTGCATCCTCCCTGTGTGCTGCGGAGGCCCCTCTGCCACTGCCAGCGTGCTGCCTGGCCACCTGCCTGCTTCTCTGCTTGGGCAGGGACgaagggcaggagggcaggccGGTCCACTTGTGCTAGCTTTGCTTTGCAGCTCAACACACCTTGTGAAAGCCTGACTGCTCTGGAGACAGCCCAGGAGGCTCCTGGGGAGGGACGCTCCCCAGCCACCCCTCTAGCCTGCGCTAGGCAGCAGTCAAGTGTTGAAGGCTTCGGGGGACGCCAGGCTCGTAAGTGGACAGTGGTGGCTTCTTGGCAGCGGCTCCGCTGCCCCAGGGAGGTGGCTCTCCCGCGTGTGTGTGGCTGTCCCTGTGCATGCAGCGTGGATGTAGTCTTTGTGCGTGTTGGTAGAGGTGTACAAGGCATTGCCTTCCCCCAAGCAGAGCCCTGGCCGTGGGCTGCACCATGGGAGAGCACAAGCGTGCTTTTGCTTATCCATGCATTGTGGGTATAGAGAGCGTCCTGTGCcctgggggcagcaggcagggtggcCAGGGTGGGAATAGGCGGTCTAGGGAGGGCTGAGCAATGCCTGTGTGCCTTTGTGTCTGTGCATGTCaagtctgtgtgtctgtctctaGGGAGGGCTGAGCAATGCCTGTGTGCCTTTGTGTCTGTGCATGTCAAGTCTGTGTGTCTGTCAGGTGCTTTTGCACGGCGTGGTCTGTACTAGGGTGCAGCAGAAGTGAGGGCTGCatgtggtgctggggctgggcaatCCCCATGGGCACCTCTGGCTTTTTAGATAAACAAACCCCAGTTAAATCCCACACTTAACAGCTTCACAGCAAGCACCACGTATTAATGCTGGGTCttgtctgctgctttttgaagCCAGTTAGTAGCTCCTGCCAGCAGGAAGCTCAGCAAGGctctttttaaatagcaaacCTTTATTTCCAGAGCAGAAATTTCTGCAGTGATGAGAGGTGGAGCTTGCTGGGCAGACCACCAGCAGGTTGCAGTGCCCTGGAGAAGGAGGGTGGTTGCTTGGGTGCAAATGCCCTCGTACATGCGAAGTCtaccctgtgctgctgcatgaCAGCTTCTCCCTGCCCGGGCTGGCCTTGCATTTGCATTCCTTATGAGACTATTTTCTTGTCCTTGGGCAGGCAGTGGTGCTGAGAGCTTGTTATGGCACAGCTGGCTGGGGATGCTGTTGTCCCAGCAATGGCCGAGGAGCCTGAATGATGAGGAGAGCATCTTTCATGAGCCATGGGCAGATGTGGGATCTATTGGGGAGGGTGAAATGCTCTGCAAGACTCTTAATGCAGCATCAGTGACGGCCGGTGGTGGAAAACATGGGGTGGGCGCATCCCATAGAGTTTGAACCTCTCTTCCCATGCTGTGCTGTATCTCTCAGTTCAGACCACATAATGTGTCCTGCACGGCTCTTCCTGTGGCTGTCTTCTGCTCTTTGCAGGTCTCTGGGGCAGGGTGTGTGCCTGTGGTCTCCACACATGGAGGATGATGGCCAAGAGTAATGCTCTGCACAGCTCACCAGCCAGCTGCCACCCCTGCCCATCCACCCAAGCCCAAGTGGAGGGTGACACAGAGAGGAtgcagctcagcaccaggagGTCAGGCTGGTTCCTGGTTGGGGTGAGGGAGGCAGTagtgggggaggggaggggagggtcATCTCTGTGTGTCTGCCGAGACCTGGTGTGGGCAGGGCTGCGATGCCAAACCTCAGCTGCCTGCTTCCTCCAGTTTGTCTGGCTGTGGGCAAGTGCCTCGATGGCACGGTATGGCTGTGACCCCCTCTTTTCCTCGCTGCAGAACCTGCTTGACTCAGGATGACACCTCCTCAGAGCTGTGGAGAGAAGCTCCCCTGGATGGCAGGGAGCAGCCGGCTGCCTCTGCTTTCCAAGGCAGGGGAGCTTTGGCCAGGTACCTGCACATGCTGCTGGCCCAGGGTGAGCCTGAGCCCTTTGTGCCTGGCTTTGACACTGGGGACTTGTGTGGGGTCAGGATCCCCTCCTGCTGCATGGCACACAGGGGTTGCAGGGACCGGCATCTGTGAATGCTGCTCTGCTTGCCTCAGTGCCCATGAAGAGGGCTGTGGGAGGGGGCAGCTTCATCACCTCTGGGGCCCTGGGACGGCTCACTCCTTTCCCTCACAGGCAGTTTCACCCTGCCCCAGTCACCCACACATTCCTCATGTCCCTGCAGGCACGGCCGCAGGATTGGGGAAGAAGCTGTGAGACTCTGCCAGGGTGGGCTCTTTTGCTTGTATATTCTTGGTCCCACACCACCACtacaaggggggggggggacggggaaGGAAATGTTTGGGCTTGAAAGGGAGTTGTGAGAGTTGTCTTCTCATCTGTagcccctctgcctgctctcaagcttttgctttctctttgctctgCAGACACCTCCTGATTCTGCCTCTCTTCCCAATCCAGGATAGTccggctggtgctggtgctgaggAACTGGGCCAGCAAGAGCttgcaggaggagcagcaaagGCCAGACCCCTTCCTTGAGCGCTTCCAGGGTCCTGAGCTCCAGACAGTGGCTGCAGGTGCTGGTAATGGTCTAGAGGACGAGGAGACcgaagaggaaaacaaaaagtaggGTCCCTTTCCTGTGCCCCCAGCTGTCCTTGGCTGGAGATCAGCTGTGCGTGGTGCTAGGGGGGCTCCTGGCAGTGATGGCTAATGGAGGTAGATGGGGATGGAAAAGAGGGAGGTAGGATGCAGTGGTGGGAAGAGTCCTCCCTGGCCTCTCCAGCCCTTGTCCtggcagccagcctggctttgcCGGGTGTTGTGCAGGCACATAGGATCTGGTAGTCTGTCCTTATGGAAAAGACCTGGCCTGTGCCTCACCAGTGCGGGTTTTCTCTCCCCTGGTAGGTAACACACATTGTGTGGCTTGTGGCAGCTAGCAGACCTCCCCATTTTCACAGCAGTTCAGCACTAGGGCTGGTGTTTGGAGGCAGCCCTGGGTCTGTGGAGAGATGTACCTTCAGCCTGTGCATACGAGGAGCTGGGGTCAAGCCAAGGGGTGTGGAGTTGCCACCCAGGAGACCACAGCAAGCACAAACACTTGGGATTTGCCAGTCTCATTCGTAATCTGCAGGATGAAGGGAGATGCAGGAGTGTGTTTGCTgcccatgcccccccccccccccagttgcAGACGCTGTGACAGCAGCATTCTGGAAAGGCTCTTTCAAATCCAGCCCTTTCATCTCCTCAGCTCACACTCTGGGTGAAAAGCAATaacctggctttttttctgctggctaATGAAAGGGCAAAGCTCACAGACTACTCTGGACCCTACCATTATACCTGGTAATTAAAACACTaaggaaataattgttttctgtagaggAAAAATATCTGAGCCTTGTATCTGGGTCTTTACTAGTCATAGAAAAAAGCATTCTGCCCTGTGAGGTTAAGGGGAGCTTGTTAATTACCAGGGGCGGCTGAGGTGTGCTGTGAAAGGGCTGCTCGGTGCCACCGGGTTCCTGGGGAGATGGTAGtaacttctgctgttttctagGTCCTCACCTCCACAGGTAAGAAAGGACCCAGGTCTGGTAATTGCAAACGTGAGCTGCTGTTAACAGCCCTGGGAGACTCCATGGTTGCAGGCTTGGATGCAAAGCCTTCGGGAAGAGATAATTATTCCCTCTTCCTGGGTTAACCCAGAGCCCTGGTTTTCCAACCCTGACCCTGCTGTCAGTGTGATGTCAGTAAATCTGGCCACCTGCCATGGGCAGCACTGGTGTTTTAAAGCTAAAATTACCAATGTGATTAACATTGTTATTAAGGTTATTAGTGCTTGCAGATGTTACAAGGGTACTGGCTAGCCGCAGGTGGGTCGGTGCTGTATGTGCCAGGGAGCAAAGAGtccctttctcaaaaaaacaTTGAAATCCCACTTTCTGAGCAAAAGATAAACGCTTCTAGTGGGAAGGTTGGACCATCTCTTTGTCTATGGCTGTGATCAGAGTGAGTGCGAAGGACCACTGCTGGCTTTGCGCCGCATGCAAGTCCCCACGTTCTGGGCAccatgggtgctgctgcctgtgctgctggggaaggagactTCAAGGCAGAGGTTTTGCTTTAGAAGCTGTCAGAAGCAGTGGGGGTCGGCATGGGGAATCTGTTGGCAAGTGGGTTGTTTTTCTCCTGTCACTGGAGAGAGTTTTCCATGTTCAAAATCTGGAAGTGGGAGAGGGAGTTTTGCCccaccaggctgcagcagctcagtcTATCAGCCCTGCTACACAGTTTCTCTTCCCTGGCTTCTCCAGTGAGATCTGGGGACTGGAACACGCACATCTTATCTCGGAGTCCCAAGACGAGCAGGATCAAACACTTGGGAGCAGTTCAAAggctggacccagcactgagcaggcagctgtgagCAGCATGGTGACTGCAGCCATGCAATGCCAGCTGCCCCCTGGGTCTCTGTGCTGGGGCCTGGGCATCCCCTCCTGGTGTTCCTGCTGATCTGCAGCACGCTTTCCTTCCTGCTCTAATTAATCTCTTAAGATCTGTCTGGCACCAATCCATACCTCATCTGCAAGAGGCAATGTCATGTAACAAGAAGTTTTCTGATCGCCCTCTTGCATACATCTGTTTCTGGCTCTGCCACTGGGGTGCTGTGTGCATGTAGGCCACCTGCTTTGCCTTACCATCCTACAGTTTCCTCTTCTGGTACGTTACTGAGCTCAGTTTAAGGGATAAAGGAGCTTAGATGGCGATGGGTATTtttgctcagtgctgctgggtttggttttagCTTCCAGACTGACACTCAAGCTGCAGCTATGTTTGAGCCAGTTTAGTGCAAGGGATGAAGGATATGGCTGGGATGGTTCCTTTCAACCCTATTTTCTATGTTTAGCCCTTTTTTCATACATTGCTAGCTCTGGCTTCTCTCTGTTTCCAGGAAGAAATGGCAGATCTTTGTGGTGGACCCTGCAGGGGACTGGTACTACCGTTGGCTGGTTGTCATTGCAGTTCCTGTCCTCTATAACTGGTGCTTGCTCATAGCCAGGTGAGCTGGGAGGTTGTAGGGTCCCTGTCTCCTCTAATCCTCCTATTCACCTGGTTGTCGTGGCTCTGCCCGGATCAGACAACTGACAACTGGTGGTGTTGGGGCTGGTGGGAACCTAAAGGAAAGGAACCCTCCTATCATTGTGACTTCTGCGGTGCAAAGGCAGAGCATCCATCTGGAAAGGACCATGATTTCAGGGTCAAGCTGCAAGGTGCATTTGGGAGGTCATTTCAGGATGTTGCTTTACCTAGGTCCAGGGAGGGCAGACTTTTCAGAGAAGGGAGTTTTAATTTCTAGGAGAAAAGGGGCAAGTGGCTAAGCTCTGTTGCGAAGTTAGGAGCCTCAGAATCAGCTAGCTGTAACAGCTGGAGATGATATGGAGATTTGTTGGTTTCACCACCCTGTTTTATGACCTTCCACCAGGGCTTGCTTCAGTGACCTGCAAAAAACCTATGTTGTCCTCTGGCTGGTGCTAGACTACATCTCAGACTGTATCTACGTTGGGGACATAGTGATACACCTGCATACGGGTAAGCAGAGGGAGCATGCTGGCTTGTGAGTTGCTTTGCTTTAATCCCTAAAAGTGGAGATGAGCTGCAAGGGAGAGACTTAATCTGCACCTCCAGTAGAAGGGGGGTTTTGTCTACCTTGGCACTCACTACTACGAAGCGGTCTGCAGAGAAGGAATCTAATTAAAAGATCTGAGAAATGGAGTAAGTTTCAGATTGAAAGATTAATCATCCCAGCTTTCAACTTCAGCTTTGAATAATTGTACAAAATGACTTGTGTTACTATTAGTATTCGGGTGTAGTTGAAGGTCTGTGTGTCTGATTTTGCATCAGTTCAGCTACTGAATTATCTACAtggaaaaaggcagaatttaAAGTTCTAGGAATGCAGCATGTGGCTGTATGTTTTCTGTCAGAACTGCAATAATTCATGATCTGGAGGATGAAAACCTTTGTGTCCCCCTTTCTTTGTGCAACAGACTAAATCCCTAAGTGGTATCTTTCGGTGGCTTTTGCCAGATGAAGAGCTTGAGTAGGGGCAAAAGCTTGTAAACTGAGTAGATCAGGTAGAACTGGTAATATTTGGATGACCCtgtgtatatatgcacacatgtGCATGGCGTGCCATAAAACGTTTCTCAGAAGTGCTTACAAagcctgcagaagagctgaacATAAGCCAAGCTAATTTTGTCATTTGCTTCCCTGTTAGGTTTCTTGGAGCAGGGCCTCCTGGTTAAGGACCTGAAGAAGTTACGGGATAACTACATCTACACCTTACAATTCAAGCTGGATGTTCTCTCCATCTTGCCCACAGACCTGGCATACTTTGCTGTGGGATTGCACTGCCCTGAATTGCGTTTCAACAGACTGCTGCACTTCTCCCGCATGTTTGAGTTCTTTGATAGGACTGAGACCAGAACCAGCCACCCCAACGTCTTCCGCATTAGCAATTTGGTTCTTTACATCCTGGTCATCATCCACTGGAATGCCTGCATTTATTATGCCATTTCCAAGGCCATAGGCTTTGGAGAGGACACCTGGGTCTATCCCAACATCACAGACCCTGAATATGGGTATCTGACCCGGGAGTATGTCTACTGTCTCTACTGGTCTACGTTGACTTTGACTACCATCGGAGAGACCCCTCCCCCTGTGCGTGATGAAGAGTACCTCTTCGTGATCTTTGATTTTCTCATCGGTGTCCTCATCTTTGCCACCATTGTGGGGAATGTGGGATCCATGATATCCAACATGAATGCCACCAGGGCAGAATTCCAGGCAAAAATTGACGCCATCAAACACTACATGCAGTTTCGCAAGGTGAGCAAAGACATGGAAACCAAAGTCATCAAGTGGTTTGACTACCTGTGGACCAACAAGAAAGCAGTGGATGAACGGGAAGTCCTCAAGAATCTCCCTGATAAATTAAGGGCAGAGATTGCCATCAACGTTCACCTGGAGACACTGAAGAAGGTGAGGATTTTCCAGGACTGTGAGGCAGGTCTACTGGTGGAGCTGGTGCTGAAGCTTCGCCCTCAGGTGTTCAGCCCAGGGGATTACGTTTGCCGGAAAGGAGACATTGGGAAAGAGATGTACATTATCAAGGAGGGGAAGCTGGCTGTAGTGGCAGATGATGGAATAACACAGTATGCTTTGCTCACTGCAGGAGGCTGCTTTGGTGAGATCAGCATCATCAACATTAAAGGGAGCAAAATGGGCAACAGGCGTACAGCCAACATCCGTAGCCTGGGCTACTCTGATCTCTTCTGCCTGTCAAAGGAAGATCTTATGGAAGCTGTCACAGAGTATCCTGATGCCAAAAAGGTCTTGGAGGAGCGTGGCCGGGAGATCCTGATCAAGGAAGGTCTGCTGGATGAGTCAGCTGCAGAGGCAAgtgcagaagggaagagcaTGGAGGAGAAGCTGGACAGGCTGGCCTTGAACCTGGACACACTGCACGCCCGCTTTGGCCGGCTTCTGACAGAGTACAACAATGCCCAGATGAAGCTCAAGCAGCGCATCACTCTTCTAGAGTCCAAGATGAGGCAGCAGGATTTGGAGGACTTCTTCTCTGATAGCTCAGACAGTTCGCTTGAGGATAAGGAGAAAGCTTTACCTGGTGGGATGAAATGAGAGGGTGCAGAGGCCAGCTAGGTGATGTCTGGTCTTGTGCTGAGACAGTGTTTGCTATTTCACAAGGCAGATCCTGTGGCTGCCTTGACAGGGACTTCTCTCAGGTCCTTAGcattgctgctgccactgctttGATGGCAGCTTCTGAAATGGCTCCAAATCAGGTGATTGTCCCAGCTCTTCTTCTGGCCTGTCCCTGTTCTCATTGCCTTGGTCTGAGATCTTGGACTTGGATCACTAAAAAGAGGACAATGGCTAATGCCACTGCTAACATTTCCTTCCAGCTTCTGCAAAAGTTCTGTGCCCATCATGCCTCTTTCCTCCTGGTTGCCTTAATAGAAGGTGGGACGTGAACCTTACGGGGAGGGATACCTGGACATGCTGGCCTCCCATCTATGTTGAAGAGACGCAGAGTCATGGTGGACAGAGCCTGCCATGTGCCACCTACCCATCCGTACAGGGACCAAGGAGGAGACAGGCTTTGGAAGATGCCGGATCCCTTGCAGATAACAAAACCACCCCAGTGAGAGGCACCAAAACTCAAGCCACATATTTAACAAATGTATTTTGGGTTCAGCCTTTATAACTCATTTTAAGTAAACAGTCTCCACTGACTGTCTGCAGACACCCAGCCTGCACCAAGACACTCCTTACTTGCAAGATACCAACACTCAACTAAGACAGCCCAGTCTTTGCCTCTTATGTCTGCAGATGGAGAGGCTTGTCTGGGTCATTGTCACTACCTAGGTCACCTCTACTGTCCACACTGAGGCTGGAAATCTAgctgcaagggcaggcagctgctgtcctcctgcctgcctctcttctcccttctgctctgTTTGATGTTGTCAGATGGCACCTGGCGTGGGTGGCTCAGTACCCTGAGCACTGCACCTTCCTGGGGGATGGTCCCCAAGCCCTCccactgcagaggcagcatGATTTCCATTTGGGCTACTGTATTTGTCATCTGAGACATCCATACAGAGGTAAAGACCATGGCTCACTGGCCCGACAGCACCTGTTGTGCTATGTGCAGAAGAAAGACAGTAGCTGTCCCTCTCCTCTACCTAATGACAGCCAGATGTGCCAGGAAGGGTTTGACTGAAATGACACATTTTTAAGGAACAGAGCAGTGGTGGGACCCAACTGTGCCTGTATTTGCTTTGGTGTGGGTAGCTCGGAGAGAATACagaacacatttattttcttaggcAGGAGGTTTTCTTGTACTCAGTAGGAGTTTTGGGGCTTTGCCGGCCAGTTGCCTTCTGAAGGAGAAATGAATGGCAGAGCCACGGGGACACGTGTGCAAGGGTGAAACTGTGGCACCATCACATGCGCCACAAAGCTCTGTGGGCTCcacagtgccagcagctgcttggtgAGGGGTGCGGTGCAGGGAAGGCACCAATACCCTGCAAGCAACGGCAGCCTCAGCACAAGCAATAATCCCACCCACGCCTAATGGTGCTGTGCAGGTGCTGGCACTGGGGGATGCAACCTTATTTCTTGCTTCTGTTGCATAGCTTGCTCTGATCCATGGGTAGGTATCTGCgacctcctgctcccagccacggGGTctgtggggtgggctggggctggtttACAAGGAGAATATTTGTTGGAGAAAGGAATTTTGGAGAAACTTCATGTTCTGGGTCAAATTCAGCCAATAGTGTGGCTAAAATAATGGGATGACGCATAGACAGGTAT contains these protein-coding regions:
- the CNGA2 gene encoding cyclic nucleotide-gated olfactory channel, with the protein product MMAKSNALHSSPASCHPCPSTQAQVEGDTERMQLSTRRTCLTQDDTSSELWREAPLDGREQPAASAFQGRGALARIVRLVLVLRNWASKSLQEEQQRPDPFLERFQGPELQTVAAGAGNGLEDEETEEENKKKKWQIFVVDPAGDWYYRWLVVIAVPVLYNWCLLIARACFSDLQKTYVVLWLVLDYISDCIYVGDIVIHLHTGFLEQGLLVKDLKKLRDNYIYTLQFKLDVLSILPTDLAYFAVGLHCPELRFNRLLHFSRMFEFFDRTETRTSHPNVFRISNLVLYILVIIHWNACIYYAISKAIGFGEDTWVYPNITDPEYGYLTREYVYCLYWSTLTLTTIGETPPPVRDEEYLFVIFDFLIGVLIFATIVGNVGSMISNMNATRAEFQAKIDAIKHYMQFRKVSKDMETKVIKWFDYLWTNKKAVDEREVLKNLPDKLRAEIAINVHLETLKKVRIFQDCEAGLLVELVLKLRPQVFSPGDYVCRKGDIGKEMYIIKEGKLAVVADDGITQYALLTAGGCFGEISIINIKGSKMGNRRTANIRSLGYSDLFCLSKEDLMEAVTEYPDAKKVLEERGREILIKEGLLDESAAEASAEGKSMEEKLDRLALNLDTLHARFGRLLTEYNNAQMKLKQRITLLESKMRQQDLEDFFSDSSDSSLEDKEKALPGGMK